Proteins encoded in a region of the Zea mays cultivar B73 chromosome 4, Zm-B73-REFERENCE-NAM-5.0, whole genome shotgun sequence genome:
- the LOC103654770 gene encoding pre-mRNA-splicing factor CWC21 gives MYNGIGLQTARGSGTNGYAQSNTFFVKPRSTAGGGPGGRHRPLPLDAAGADGGGVRKPNKEILEHDRKRQVEVKLLVLTVALEEHGYTEDEIEERVAEARKAAEAEAAAAVAAEEVGIGPGAGRSPLPGRGYGSVGVI, from the coding sequence ATGTACAACGGCATCGGGCTGCAGACCGCGCGGGGGTCGGGCACCAATGGGTACGCGCAGAGCAACACGTTCTTCGTCAAGCCCCGTTCCACAGCCGGCGGGGGTCCGGGCGGACGCCACAGGCCGCTGCCCCTCGACGCCGCCGGCGCGGATGGCGGCGGGGTGCGCAAGCCCAACAAGGAGATCCTCGAGCACGACCGCAAGCGCCAAGTCGAGGTCAAGCTGCTCGTGCTCACGGTCGCGCTCGAGGAGCACGGCTACACCGAAGACGAGATCGAGGAGCGCGTCGCGGAGGCGCGCAAGGCCGCGGAGGCAGAGGCAGCCGCGGCCGTGGCAGCGGAGGAGGTAGGGATCGGTCCTGGCGCCGGGCGATCGCCTCTGCCCGGCAGGGGATATGGATCTGTTGGCGTCATTTAG
- the LOC103654771 gene encoding pre-mRNA-splicing factor CWC21 → MYNGIGLQTARGSGTNGYAQSNKFFVKPRSTSGGGPGGPHRPLRSDAAGADGGGTRKPNKEILEHDRKRQVELKLLVLRDALEEHGYTEDEIEERVAVARKAAEAEAAAAAEEAGSGRGAG, encoded by the coding sequence ATGTACAACGGCATCGGGCTGCAGACCGCGCGGGGGTCGGGCACCAACGGGTACGCGCAGAGCAACAAGTTCTTCGTCAAGCCCCGCTCCACATCCGGCGGTGGTCCGGGCGGGCCCCACAGGCCGCTGCGCTCCGACGCCGCCGGCGCGGATGGCGGCGGGACGCGCAAGCCCAACAAGGAGATCCTCGAGCACGACCGCAAGCGCCAAGTCGAGCTCAAGCTGCTCGTGCTCAGGGACGCGCTCGAGGAGCACGGCTACACCGAAGACGAGATCGAGGAGCGCGTCGCGGTGGCGCGCAAGGCCGCGGAGGCAGAGGCGGCCGCGGCAGCGGAGGAGGCAGGGAGCGGTCGTGGCGCCGGGTGA